The genomic segment TGGGCAGCGCCCCGATACTACTCACGATCGCCACGGTCACGAATTGCACCAACCCGAGTCTCAGCGGATCGGTTCGCGGGGCGAATCGGCCGATGAGCAGCACGTGGATCGCCCATACCACCGCGCCGATCATTTCCAAAAGGTCGCCACGGTTGATCTCCAGCGATTCGACCACGCTCAGAAAGTAGAGACCTACTACGGATAGGACCGCCCCGACCCACGTGGCGATGCTCGTATGCTGGCCGACCAGCAGGCCCAGCACCGGCACCAGGGGCACGTAGAAGCCGGTGATGAAGGCTGCTTTGCCGGCGGTGGTGTAGACCAAACCCGCCTGCTGAAGGTTGACCGCGACGAACAATACCAGTCCCGCCAATCCCCCGCCGACAAGGCATCGGCCCCACCCGTCACCAGTCGGACCGACCGCGATCGGTTCGCCAACAGTCCAACGCCGAGACCGCACGGCAATAACCGGCACAAGCACCATCGCGCCCAGCGCGAATCGCACCCCGGTGAAGGTCAGCGGTCCCATATGCCGCATGGCAACCCGTTGAGGCACAAACGCCACGCCCCACAGAAGGGCTGCCAACACGAGGATCGCGTCAGCCCGCAAGATCTTGCGTTTCATCCGAACCACCAGGCCAACCGTCGACCCCACGCTCGACAGCCGTCATTGCCGGCCATGCTCGCGTGCAACAGCAGGTTTTCGGCCGTACAAGCGAACGGCTCCGGAGACA from the Phycisphaerae bacterium genome contains:
- a CDS encoding DMT family transporter, coding for MKRKILRADAILVLAALLWGVAFVPQRVAMRHMGPLTFTGVRFALGAMVLVPVIAVRSRRWTVGEPIAVGPTGDGWGRCLVGGGLAGLVLFVAVNLQQAGLVYTTAGKAAFITGFYVPLVPVLGLLVGQHTSIATWVGAVLSVVGLYFLSVVESLEINRGDLLEMIGAVVWAIHVLLIGRFAPRTDPLRLGLVQFVTVAIVSSIGALPTEGISAVGLRAAIYAILYGGIVSAGIAYTLQLFGQRDAPPGHAALVLSLEAVFAAVAGIMILNERFEPREWFGAAVMLGGMLISQVNRFRSGTGTVCERVGQANPPEGSAVLD